One Paenibacillus sp. JNUCC32 DNA segment encodes these proteins:
- a CDS encoding phBC6A51 family helix-turn-helix protein, whose translation MSDKKKAALEARLEGRQIKAALLCVEREFAAEDERKSFDEIAEEIGISRQSLFKWRTQNRAFIEYVNYVADDFLASERAYVYRQLMKTINGPQPSVKGIDLYFKRHGLITQQVAVESKDATSTRSNEEITQELEELDTLLADVDGEE comes from the coding sequence ATGTCCGATAAGAAAAAAGCCGCCCTCGAAGCACGATTAGAGGGGCGCCAGATTAAAGCCGCGCTACTGTGCGTTGAGCGCGAGTTCGCAGCGGAAGACGAGCGCAAGTCATTCGATGAAATCGCGGAAGAAATCGGCATCAGCCGCCAATCGCTGTTTAAGTGGCGCACGCAAAACCGCGCCTTTATCGAATATGTCAATTATGTCGCGGATGATTTCCTAGCGTCTGAGCGTGCGTACGTCTACCGCCAGCTAATGAAGACGATAAACGGACCGCAGCCTAGTGTTAAGGGTATAGATCTCTACTTTAAGCGGCACGGTCTCATTACGCAGCAGGTCGCGGTCGAATCGAAAGACGCTACGTCAACGCGTTCGAACGAAGAGATCACGCAGGAACTCGAAGAATTGGACACGCTGCTGGCGGACGTCGACGGCGAAGAATAA
- the terL gene encoding phage terminase large subunit, whose translation MRATIAELKRLKRIDRAEYDLLYFTYEYFSEDLNPGNPDNLIPAGQKYEDAAEFHRTLCSLLDDISRGGIESNVGWSVGRRHAKTAYLSNSYLCHQAVYRHKHYIVEVSETTDVAGDFIQWARNQLVFNEKLREDFGVLLHPRKSMNETDNKYEFITLTGTKVEAKGMGTQMRGLRHGSHRPDLFLLDDLESGDNTNTKELRAKNLNWFRTEMLEALGFGGICVYMGTIVHYDSLLNHVLTKRKDFISRKFPAILRWSEREDLWQQWREIYNADRDEAKDEADDFYAKNEAEMLRGTEVLWPQAYTYKYFMEKREAIGTKAFNQEYLGNPIDEESQVFKPEDFVYYTESDIDINTLEIYAGIDFAMGKEKGDYSGIISVGKSAAGVCYVLDVFLERVHPDILLDTAVEKTLRFQYDGLAVEAQQAQEWFAQKLAEALQKRGYPAHTRLKQIKQRTRKSLRIEALLPDIQAGRIRFKREQRLLLEMFELYPNHNHDDGPDALQMAVSAALSSSGYVRTARKRTR comes from the coding sequence TTGCGCGCTACGATTGCGGAGTTAAAGCGGCTCAAACGTATCGATCGCGCTGAGTACGATTTGCTCTACTTCACATACGAATATTTCTCGGAGGACTTGAATCCGGGCAATCCCGATAACTTGATACCGGCCGGACAGAAATACGAAGACGCGGCGGAATTTCACCGGACATTGTGTTCGCTGCTGGACGATATCTCGCGCGGAGGAATCGAGTCTAACGTCGGCTGGTCGGTAGGACGGCGCCACGCCAAGACCGCCTACCTGTCGAACTCGTATCTATGTCACCAAGCGGTATATCGGCACAAGCATTATATCGTCGAGGTATCGGAGACAACGGACGTAGCCGGCGACTTTATTCAGTGGGCACGCAATCAGCTCGTATTCAACGAGAAGCTGCGCGAGGATTTCGGCGTCCTCCTTCATCCGCGAAAGTCGATGAACGAGACGGACAACAAGTACGAATTTATCACGCTAACCGGAACGAAGGTCGAAGCGAAGGGCATGGGTACGCAGATGCGCGGACTCCGCCACGGATCGCACCGGCCAGACTTGTTTTTGCTCGACGATTTGGAATCCGGCGACAATACGAACACGAAGGAATTGCGCGCGAAGAACCTTAACTGGTTCCGGACGGAGATGCTCGAGGCGTTAGGCTTCGGCGGCATTTGCGTATACATGGGAACCATCGTCCATTACGACTCGCTACTCAATCACGTACTGACCAAGCGTAAGGACTTTATCTCGCGTAAGTTTCCGGCGATTTTGCGTTGGTCTGAACGCGAAGACTTATGGCAGCAATGGCGCGAAATCTACAACGCGGACAGAGACGAAGCGAAAGACGAGGCCGACGATTTCTATGCGAAGAACGAAGCGGAAATGCTACGCGGTACAGAAGTATTGTGGCCGCAAGCCTACACGTACAAGTATTTCATGGAAAAGCGCGAGGCTATTGGAACCAAGGCGTTCAATCAGGAATATCTCGGCAATCCGATCGACGAGGAGTCGCAGGTATTTAAGCCGGAAGACTTCGTTTACTATACTGAGTCGGACATCGATATCAACACGCTTGAGATTTACGCCGGCATTGACTTCGCGATGGGCAAGGAGAAGGGCGACTATAGCGGCATCATATCGGTCGGCAAATCGGCGGCCGGCGTTTGCTACGTACTCGACGTTTTCCTTGAGCGCGTTCATCCGGACATATTGCTCGATACCGCGGTCGAAAAAACATTACGGTTTCAATACGATGGCCTGGCGGTAGAGGCGCAACAAGCGCAAGAATGGTTCGCGCAGAAGTTGGCGGAAGCCTTACAGAAGCGCGGATATCCAGCGCACACTCGCTTAAAGCAAATTAAGCAACGTACGCGAAAAAGCCTACGGATTGAGGCGCTACTGCCGGACATCCAGGCGGGCCGCATCCGATTCAAACGGGAACAGCGCTTGTTGCTCGAAATGTTCGAATTATATCCGAATCATAACCACGATGACGGACCGGATGCCTTGCAAATGGCCGTTTCTGCCGCGCTATCATCTTCCGGATATGTCCGGACAGCGCGCAAACGTACACGATAA
- a CDS encoding phage portal protein, which translates to MLTKLIAPYATISEDFYERLIFSPLQQALGGQTWRRIDRQLRDYEYYAGKQHVNPATGQLVTAKEMPRPPELDYDPIRFPTNYFKSFIDKKARWLMGGQHGINVPTPQEPTPEQAKVAASYESLLYQLWRENKMRTSLTKAARDYLIARRVVCKIVFDTNTGKLRWVWRPDTEFVPVYSDEDMTLLIGGHFVSEREEDGRTLIRKESFTLEGGACYYEDAEYTTDLKRYRTITEKASMGIDFLPLVVFAVPGLSGEEMDTSEIEAMRAVTDRLNAMNEDAADSLKFEMFAMTALLNVPAGTAEKVQIAPGAVIEVVGGMGGTEAKPDVKRIEGTFSWSAAFDGQYSRLKAALHEITSLPNVVPQELNFGGLNGDALHVLFQSIIQETEEHWLEWQDGLQELHEKSIRYLKARLDRAVFAYDKSVVRSINDYTNEIKFVLPLPDNRKSLVELLTEETASGFESIAGAMRRLGVENVAAKKQEIAGETAERRAETDPYQGGNGSV; encoded by the coding sequence ATGCTTACGAAACTCATAGCGCCATACGCGACGATTAGCGAAGACTTTTACGAGCGCCTTATTTTCTCTCCGCTGCAGCAGGCGTTAGGCGGCCAGACCTGGCGCCGGATCGACCGTCAGCTACGCGATTACGAATATTACGCCGGCAAGCAGCACGTAAATCCTGCGACCGGTCAGCTCGTAACCGCGAAGGAGATGCCGAGGCCGCCCGAATTGGATTACGATCCGATCCGTTTTCCGACGAACTATTTCAAATCGTTCATCGACAAGAAAGCGCGCTGGCTTATGGGCGGTCAACACGGTATTAACGTTCCGACTCCGCAAGAGCCGACGCCAGAGCAGGCGAAGGTTGCCGCAAGTTACGAGTCGTTGCTGTATCAGTTATGGCGCGAAAACAAGATGCGGACGTCCTTAACGAAAGCAGCTCGCGATTACCTTATCGCCCGCCGAGTCGTATGCAAGATCGTATTTGACACGAATACCGGCAAATTACGTTGGGTATGGCGGCCGGATACCGAATTTGTTCCCGTTTATTCCGACGAAGACATGACGCTGTTAATCGGCGGCCACTTCGTATCAGAACGCGAAGAGGACGGGCGGACACTCATCCGCAAAGAATCGTTTACGCTCGAAGGCGGAGCGTGCTATTACGAAGACGCCGAATATACGACGGACTTGAAACGCTACCGCACTATTACAGAGAAGGCGTCGATGGGAATCGATTTCCTTCCGCTTGTGGTGTTCGCGGTTCCCGGACTGTCTGGCGAGGAGATGGATACGTCAGAAATCGAAGCGATGCGCGCCGTTACCGATCGTCTTAACGCGATGAACGAGGATGCCGCCGATTCGCTTAAATTCGAAATGTTCGCGATGACGGCGCTCCTTAACGTGCCGGCCGGAACAGCGGAAAAGGTACAGATTGCGCCAGGCGCAGTTATCGAAGTGGTCGGCGGGATGGGCGGTACCGAGGCGAAACCAGACGTCAAACGGATTGAAGGTACGTTCTCCTGGTCCGCGGCATTCGACGGACAATATTCGCGATTGAAAGCGGCATTGCACGAGATCACATCGCTTCCTAACGTTGTGCCGCAGGAACTTAACTTCGGCGGACTCAATGGCGATGCGCTACACGTACTATTCCAATCGATCATACAGGAAACAGAAGAACACTGGCTCGAATGGCAGGACGGTCTGCAGGAGCTACATGAGAAGTCTATACGCTACCTTAAGGCGCGCCTCGATCGCGCTGTTTTTGCGTACGACAAATCGGTTGTACGGTCGATTAACGACTATACAAACGAGATTAAATTCGTTCTTCCGTTGCCGGATAACCGCAAATCACTCGTTGAGTTGTTGACGGAAGAAACCGCATCAGGATTCGAATCCATTGCCGGTGCTATGCGTCGTTTAGGCGTAGAGAATGTCGCGGCGAAAAAGCAAGAAATCGCAGGTGAGACGGCGGAAAGACGAGCGGAGACAGACCCGTACCAAGGAGGAAACGGTAGTGTCTAG
- a CDS encoding spike base protein, RCAP_Rcc01079 family: MSRFSNSTVTHLAGANAVDAQAVTPNNNANLTRGATKGLYVGGSGDVVVVMAGGSEVKFTGLAAGIVHPLSVVRVKATGTTAVGIVAVY; the protein is encoded by the coding sequence GTGTCTAGGTTTTCAAACTCAACCGTCACGCATTTAGCCGGCGCTAATGCGGTCGATGCGCAGGCAGTTACGCCAAACAACAACGCTAATCTGACGCGCGGTGCTACGAAAGGGCTGTACGTTGGCGGTTCCGGCGATGTTGTCGTAGTCATGGCGGGCGGAAGCGAAGTCAAATTTACCGGATTGGCTGCCGGCATTGTCCATCCGCTATCGGTCGTACGCGTTAAAGCTACCGGAACAACGGCGGTCGGCATTGTCGCGGTGTACTAA
- a CDS encoding major capsid protein, translating into MAGITYLEQFQKPALRGLVDATLADRNEVPTLGDRFLPDDRIFSNTFAYDIIKKSQHIGAMIGYGAEPPVVDRDAVASKMGEIAKMGLKYIATEEELLMLNQARNEGEKQAIIDRLTVKGVDLVNALLRRVDVIKMEALTKGNFSYNKNGVKVGVDFGIPAENKVALTGTAAWSDASADVIGDLLDWVDGYSTTNGKAPDVILISREVQALLLKNSVIVNEARGANSGATRVSVDELNSVLGGYGLPPVQIVTNRKVTVKDIYTGQDETIEFFPVNRVVMLSEGIGNFLYGPTVENDFQPGVVLDAYDKNEPIESVLRTVAAGFPAVEAPSLIFHADVYTP; encoded by the coding sequence ATGGCAGGTATCACATATCTTGAGCAATTCCAAAAACCCGCACTTCGCGGCTTGGTAGACGCAACACTGGCGGACAGAAACGAGGTTCCAACGCTTGGTGACCGTTTCCTTCCGGACGACCGCATCTTCTCTAATACCTTTGCGTACGACATCATCAAGAAATCCCAACACATTGGCGCAATGATCGGTTACGGCGCCGAGCCTCCGGTTGTAGACCGTGATGCAGTAGCGTCCAAAATGGGCGAAATTGCGAAGATGGGTCTGAAATACATCGCAACCGAAGAGGAATTGCTGATGCTGAATCAGGCTCGTAATGAAGGCGAAAAACAAGCAATCATCGATCGTCTGACGGTAAAAGGCGTAGACTTGGTCAACGCTCTCCTGCGTCGTGTTGACGTAATTAAAATGGAAGCACTGACGAAGGGCAACTTCTCTTACAACAAGAACGGCGTTAAAGTTGGCGTTGATTTCGGTATTCCTGCGGAAAACAAAGTCGCTTTGACAGGTACGGCAGCATGGTCCGACGCTAGCGCAGATGTTATCGGAGACCTTCTCGATTGGGTTGACGGATACTCCACTACTAACGGTAAAGCACCGGACGTAATCCTGATCTCGCGCGAAGTCCAAGCGCTGTTGCTGAAAAACTCCGTCATCGTTAACGAAGCGCGCGGCGCAAATAGCGGAGCAACTCGCGTTAGTGTCGACGAGCTGAACAGCGTTCTTGGTGGCTACGGTCTGCCTCCGGTTCAAATCGTTACTAACCGCAAGGTGACCGTTAAGGACATCTATACCGGCCAAGACGAAACAATCGAGTTTTTCCCGGTTAATCGCGTTGTAATGTTGTCCGAGGGTATCGGTAACTTCCTGTACGGTCCAACGGTTGAGAACGACTTCCAGCCTGGCGTTGTACTCGATGCTTACGATAAGAACGAGCCGATCGAATCCGTTCTGCGTACGGTAGCAGCCGGCTTCCCTGCGGTTGAAGCGCCATCTCTCATCTTCCACGCTGACGTTTACACTCCGTAA
- a CDS encoding phage tail sheath subtilisin-like domain-containing protein: MAAGQWDPTALPKRPGIYINFKEAAAAQINGGARGTVAIPLLSYANTATAKTFYTVASEAEAAAQFGLANVESILLALQGGARDVLVYTMPTAPVEQDYVDMREAFDTRPFNVFVFDGESDPVQQAATKTWVERNREEGKHFFVVIGGDAASDADPTAGIARTTLNSDDYIVNVTVGGVIGTETYTSAEYAPWVAGDIAGTPINESITYDPAPLEDVNKRLTNAQITAALEAGSLLLVHDGAKVKIESGVTTSGKKIRNIRARQAIATDITRTATDNYIGKLDNNPSGQAVLIVAIKAYLETLEAEGVLMNPVVALDPNRPSVGDSVFLVIGYIEVDSIERIFLTINI, from the coding sequence ATGGCAGCAGGTCAATGGGACCCAACAGCGCTACCAAAGCGCCCAGGCATCTACATTAACTTCAAAGAAGCCGCGGCCGCTCAAATCAACGGAGGCGCACGCGGTACTGTCGCTATTCCGTTGTTGAGTTACGCAAATACAGCGACAGCCAAAACGTTTTACACGGTGGCATCCGAAGCAGAGGCCGCAGCACAGTTCGGACTCGCTAACGTTGAGTCGATTCTGCTCGCGCTTCAAGGCGGTGCGCGTGACGTTCTCGTCTACACGATGCCGACAGCTCCGGTCGAACAGGATTACGTTGATATGCGCGAAGCATTCGATACGCGGCCGTTCAACGTGTTCGTATTCGACGGCGAATCTGATCCGGTACAGCAGGCGGCAACTAAAACGTGGGTCGAACGCAATCGCGAGGAAGGAAAGCATTTCTTCGTTGTTATCGGTGGCGACGCGGCATCCGACGCAGATCCAACGGCCGGCATCGCACGGACAACGCTTAATAGCGACGACTATATCGTAAACGTGACGGTCGGCGGCGTTATCGGTACGGAGACATACACATCCGCAGAATACGCGCCGTGGGTGGCGGGCGACATCGCAGGCACTCCGATTAACGAATCGATTACGTACGATCCGGCACCGCTTGAGGACGTAAATAAACGCTTGACTAACGCACAGATAACGGCAGCGCTCGAAGCCGGTTCGCTTCTGCTCGTGCATGATGGCGCGAAAGTGAAAATCGAGAGCGGCGTCACTACCTCCGGTAAGAAAATTCGGAATATTCGCGCACGACAAGCGATTGCGACCGACATTACACGCACAGCTACCGACAACTACATCGGCAAATTGGACAACAATCCAAGCGGGCAGGCGGTTCTTATCGTCGCGATTAAAGCGTACCTCGAAACGCTGGAAGCAGAGGGCGTATTAATGAATCCGGTAGTCGCACTAGATCCGAACCGTCCGAGCGTTGGCGACTCCGTATTCCTCGTGATTGGATACATCGAAGTCGATAGCATCGAACGAATCTTCCTCACAATCAACATTTAA
- a CDS encoding phage tail tube protein, with amino-acid sequence MAVPLDAKRVISGNFGKVYDVDGMWLTNVTSIEANIEIGMEEVRRSGTRWLGNKTTTLKGSGSIGGYMVTSEWTERMNQVTDDVSSPFVTELIAELDDPESFGAYRVRLKNVTFDNIPVINFEVGSLVEQEYTFVFSGYEVIDAIRPN; translated from the coding sequence ATGGCAGTACCATTAGACGCAAAACGCGTCATTAGCGGAAACTTCGGAAAAGTGTACGATGTCGACGGTATGTGGCTCACGAATGTAACGTCGATCGAGGCTAACATCGAGATCGGCATGGAGGAGGTACGTCGTTCTGGAACGCGTTGGCTTGGAAATAAAACGACTACGCTTAAGGGTTCCGGCAGTATTGGCGGATACATGGTCACCTCCGAATGGACTGAGCGCATGAACCAAGTAACAGACGACGTGAGTTCGCCATTTGTCACAGAACTCATTGCGGAACTTGACGATCCGGAATCTTTCGGTGCGTATCGTGTGCGGTTGAAAAACGTCACATTTGACAATATCCCGGTAATCAACTTTGAGGTAGGCTCGCTAGTAGAACAGGAGTACACGTTTGTATTCTCCGGCTACGAAGTTATCGACGCAATTAGACCGAACTAA
- a CDS encoding phage tail assembly chaperone, which translates to MAKGLDALLGATLELTKEVYIARLKTHFTIKALGNEDLRRINDRASKPDGKGGMVTDDRMFNALVVVKGCVDPDFNDKALKSHYEAVDDVDCVTKALLPGEMAKVLRAILDLSGFGNEEELIEDAKN; encoded by the coding sequence ATGGCTAAAGGATTGGACGCGCTGCTCGGCGCAACGCTTGAACTTACGAAGGAAGTATATATCGCACGTTTGAAAACACATTTCACCATTAAAGCGCTCGGTAATGAGGATTTACGCAGAATCAATGACCGTGCATCGAAACCGGACGGTAAAGGCGGCATGGTAACGGACGACCGGATGTTTAACGCGCTGGTTGTGGTAAAAGGTTGCGTTGATCCGGACTTTAACGATAAGGCGCTTAAGTCTCACTACGAAGCGGTCGATGACGTTGATTGCGTTACAAAAGCGTTGTTGCCCGGTGAAATGGCAAAAGTGCTCCGCGCTATTCTCGATTTGTCTGGATTCGGTAATGAGGAAGAGCTAATCGAAGACGCAAAAAACTAA
- a CDS encoding phage tail tape measure protein, with protein MAFNLEGRIRIKDDGASRTLRDLEKQLDRAKKASSEFTDTNKMLARAQQAASSASTNVKRELSGVERATKNAEKAMDGLNSKVKNVFRSMGAGIGKGALFGGIAALGTAAYFGGKSLSKAMDFEAQMSSIEALTGATEKEMAQMQALALKMGAATKYNALEAAQAIEELLKAGIRPATVQSGALEAALNLATAGGLDLAAAAEIMSTALNAFQEDGMTAAQAADILAGTANASATSVEELRYSLSMSSAVAAGLGMNFEDVNVALGLFANRGLKGSDAGTSLKTMLQTLQPVTDEQIELFRALGLVTADGSNQFFDAAGNIKSLNDIAGTLRKSMAKLTNQERQHALKLMFGTDAVRAATILFKEGSEGVEEFREEMSKVTALDVARKKMDNAAGAVEQFRGALETLQIAGMMPILPLVKDLANGAADFIEAYSPQITAGIQSMVDRAKAYIKTNFTDNPEWQKLTTLEQKIAFTFDKFGEAFNQWWSSDGESLVTKAATNITNVVANVLGNSQPLIDAAIKLGVGIANGIRKGIMDAFTLPESILNLVPGAESPQKQRLIDFNSKMESTPDNVPLLGEGGVMQAPTKKKGFLGLGFSGGIQNVPYNNMPARLHAGEAVLPREEAKRYRNERGANGAGTGGVTVNVYGLTVREEADIERIAKRLAYEMSQ; from the coding sequence TTGGCATTTAATCTCGAAGGACGCATCCGAATTAAAGACGATGGCGCAAGCCGAACGCTAAGGGACTTAGAGAAGCAACTAGACCGCGCCAAAAAAGCAAGTTCGGAGTTTACGGACACCAATAAGATGCTCGCCAGAGCGCAGCAAGCCGCAAGTTCCGCCTCGACCAATGTAAAACGGGAATTGTCCGGAGTTGAACGCGCCACAAAGAACGCGGAAAAGGCGATGGACGGACTTAACTCGAAGGTTAAGAACGTTTTCCGCAGCATGGGCGCAGGCATCGGTAAGGGCGCGTTATTCGGCGGAATCGCAGCGCTCGGTACGGCGGCATACTTCGGTGGAAAGTCGCTTAGTAAGGCGATGGATTTCGAGGCGCAGATGTCCTCGATCGAGGCGTTAACGGGCGCGACCGAAAAGGAAATGGCGCAGATGCAGGCGCTCGCCCTTAAGATGGGCGCGGCTACGAAATACAACGCGTTAGAAGCTGCGCAAGCCATCGAAGAGCTGCTCAAGGCAGGTATACGGCCGGCAACCGTTCAATCAGGCGCATTGGAGGCGGCACTTAACCTCGCGACGGCTGGCGGACTTGATCTCGCAGCGGCTGCGGAAATTATGTCGACCGCGCTTAACGCGTTCCAGGAAGACGGCATGACAGCGGCACAAGCGGCGGACATTCTCGCAGGTACGGCGAATGCATCCGCAACAAGCGTCGAGGAATTGCGCTATTCCCTTTCGATGTCGTCGGCGGTTGCGGCCGGTCTCGGCATGAACTTCGAAGACGTTAACGTTGCGCTCGGCCTATTCGCGAACCGCGGCCTTAAAGGATCGGACGCCGGTACGTCATTGAAAACGATGCTTCAAACGCTACAGCCAGTAACGGACGAGCAAATCGAATTATTCCGCGCACTCGGACTCGTGACGGCGGACGGATCAAACCAGTTCTTCGACGCGGCCGGTAATATCAAATCGCTGAACGATATCGCGGGAACCTTACGTAAATCCATGGCGAAGTTGACGAACCAAGAGCGACAGCACGCGCTTAAACTCATGTTCGGTACAGACGCGGTACGTGCGGCTACGATCCTGTTTAAAGAGGGTTCGGAAGGCGTAGAAGAGTTCCGCGAGGAAATGTCGAAGGTCACAGCGCTCGATGTTGCGCGTAAGAAGATGGATAACGCGGCCGGTGCGGTTGAACAATTCCGCGGCGCGCTCGAAACGCTGCAGATTGCGGGCATGATGCCGATATTACCACTCGTTAAGGATCTCGCGAATGGAGCTGCGGATTTCATTGAGGCATACAGTCCGCAGATTACGGCCGGAATCCAATCGATGGTTGACCGTGCGAAAGCGTACATCAAGACGAATTTTACGGACAATCCGGAGTGGCAGAAGCTCACAACATTAGAGCAGAAGATAGCATTTACGTTCGATAAGTTTGGTGAAGCATTTAACCAATGGTGGTCATCTGACGGGGAATCGCTTGTAACTAAGGCAGCCACGAACATAACTAACGTTGTTGCGAACGTACTTGGAAACTCTCAGCCCCTTATTGATGCGGCCATAAAGTTGGGGGTAGGAATTGCCAACGGAATCCGCAAAGGAATTATGGACGCGTTTACTCTTCCGGAGTCCATTCTGAATCTAGTCCCTGGCGCAGAATCACCTCAAAAACAACGCCTAATAGATTTTAACAGTAAAATGGAATCCACTCCGGATAACGTTCCACTGCTTGGGGAAGGCGGCGTTATGCAGGCACCGACCAAGAAGAAAGGTTTCTTGGGCCTCGGGTTTAGTGGGGGAATCCAAAATGTCCCTTACAATAATATGCCGGCGAGATTGCACGCAGGCGAAGCTGTCTTGCCTCGTGAGGAAGCGAAAAGGTACAGAAATGAGCGCGGTGCCAATGGCGCAGGAACAGGCGGAGTAACGGTTAACGTGTACGGCCTAACTGTACGCGAAGAAGCAGATATCGAACGAATTGCAAAACGATTGGCATACGAAATGTCGCAATAA
- a CDS encoding LysM peptidoglycan-binding domain-containing protein, with amino-acid sequence MARGKPQFWLKFNNGAEVMWLPVNPDTIAVASVHGYEDIEVSNLGEYTIIGNGRQKEFTLSSLFPRDYNASFCEHPRLLDPWEYVKTIERWQRSGKPVRYIVTNTPINIAVTIRNFEYEERGGEPGDIYYTLDLKEYTFIKVAKKGDPNANSSAAAPKATTSAQRPSTRVVPTSYTVKSGDSLFKISATVYGKGNDWRKIYDANKKAIGANPNVIRPGLKLVIP; translated from the coding sequence ATGGCGCGAGGAAAGCCGCAGTTTTGGCTGAAATTTAATAACGGCGCAGAGGTGATGTGGTTACCGGTCAATCCGGACACAATTGCCGTAGCATCTGTGCACGGTTACGAAGACATCGAAGTCTCTAATCTCGGCGAGTATACCATTATCGGTAACGGCCGCCAGAAAGAGTTCACCCTGTCTTCTTTGTTTCCGCGTGATTATAACGCCTCCTTTTGCGAGCATCCGAGGTTATTAGATCCGTGGGAATACGTAAAGACAATCGAACGGTGGCAGCGGTCCGGAAAGCCTGTCCGCTATATCGTCACCAATACGCCGATTAACATCGCGGTCACAATTCGTAATTTCGAATACGAGGAGCGCGGCGGTGAGCCTGGCGATATTTATTATACGCTGGACCTTAAAGAGTACACGTTTATTAAAGTCGCAAAGAAGGGCGATCCAAACGCAAACAGTAGCGCAGCCGCACCGAAGGCCACAACGTCAGCGCAGCGGCCAAGTACGCGAGTTGTTCCGACGTCCTATACGGTTAAATCCGGCGACTCGCTCTTCAAGATCAGCGCGACGGTTTACGGTAAGGGCAACGATTGGCGGAAGATTTACGACGCGAATAAAAAGGCGATCGGTGCGAATCCGAACGTTATCCGGCCTGGGTTGAAGTTGGTGATACCGTAA
- a CDS encoding XkdQ/YqbQ family protein, protein MATNIRVLYDGKYYIEPLVKSVKWSGDVAKPHRTLQVSLSNTINGEEQAVDIEVGKEIRFYADGAGLFRGIIFEYNVSNRGDATLTAHDENVYLTKNVDTRKFVNMTAQAIVKEIGKAYGIPTGDIAATGYVIPKLILRNMTLWDMIVTALTETRKQNGRKFVPVASNGKLHLREKKDGAVRWMLEDGVNITSASRSRSIEETRTSVKVIGGDDKKPLTATETDAAMVKQYGLMQHLEQAESDLKQSAITQLAKQRLKDLAKVNEEVSVEALGISDVVAGTAVYAFESMTDLVGGFYVNADTHTFQGGTHLMDVTLSKTDDLPKLEYEDDPVKKAEVKKKKKKAAGKTTKSKKTKKPSASDLFIQSISNR, encoded by the coding sequence ATGGCGACGAATATTCGCGTATTGTATGACGGCAAGTATTATATCGAACCGCTTGTTAAATCCGTCAAATGGTCCGGTGACGTAGCGAAGCCGCACCGTACGCTGCAGGTATCGTTATCCAATACGATAAATGGCGAGGAACAGGCGGTCGATATCGAAGTCGGCAAAGAGATCCGTTTCTATGCGGACGGGGCCGGCCTGTTCCGCGGCATCATATTCGAATACAACGTGAGCAATCGCGGCGACGCAACGCTGACCGCGCACGATGAGAACGTCTACCTCACGAAGAACGTAGATACGCGCAAATTCGTGAATATGACCGCGCAGGCCATCGTTAAGGAAATCGGCAAGGCATACGGCATCCCAACGGGTGATATCGCGGCGACAGGCTACGTTATACCGAAGCTGATACTGCGCAATATGACGCTGTGGGACATGATCGTTACCGCGCTAACTGAAACACGCAAGCAGAACGGTCGTAAATTCGTCCCGGTCGCGAGTAACGGAAAGCTCCATCTGCGCGAAAAGAAAGACGGAGCCGTGCGTTGGATGCTCGAAGACGGCGTTAATATTACGAGTGCCAGCCGGTCGCGGTCGATAGAGGAGACGCGTACATCCGTTAAGGTAATCGGTGGCGACGATAAGAAGCCGCTGACAGCTACGGAAACGGACGCGGCCATGGTAAAGCAGTACGGTCTTATGCAGCATTTAGAGCAGGCGGAGTCCGACCTTAAGCAATCCGCGATAACGCAGCTCGCCAAGCAACGACTAAAGGATCTCGCGAAAGTAAACGAAGAGGTATCGGTCGAGGCGCTCGGAATATCGGATGTCGTGGCCGGCACAGCCGTTTACGCGTTCGAGAGCATGACGGACCTGGTCGGCGGGTTTTACGTTAACGCGGATACTCATACGTTCCAGGGCGGCACGCACCTAATGGATGTCACGCTTTCCAAAACGGACGACTTGCCGAAATTGGAATACGAAGACGATCCGGTTAAGAAAGCCGAAGTTAAGAAGAAGAAAAAGAAAGCGGCCGGCAAGACGACCAAATCGAAGAAGACGAAAAAGCCGAGCGCATCGGATTTATTTATACAATCGATAAGCAATCGATAG